One Streptomyces sp. ML-6 genomic region harbors:
- a CDS encoding Rrf2 family transcriptional regulator translates to MRLTKFTDVALRVLMRLAVAENEEPPTTREVAATMQVPYTHTAKVVAKLQHLGLIEARRGRGGGLSLTAAGRSASIGGLVRELEGPGDVVDCEGTTPCPLRSACRLRVALRQAEDAFYASLDPLTIDELVTAPTGPLLIGISSSRPSG, encoded by the coding sequence ATGCGGCTGACGAAATTCACCGACGTGGCGTTGCGCGTGCTGATGCGCCTCGCCGTCGCGGAGAACGAGGAACCGCCGACCACCCGGGAAGTGGCGGCCACCATGCAGGTGCCGTACACCCACACCGCGAAGGTAGTCGCCAAGCTCCAGCACCTCGGCCTCATCGAGGCGCGACGGGGGCGCGGCGGCGGGCTCAGCCTCACCGCGGCGGGCCGTTCCGCCTCCATCGGCGGACTCGTCCGCGAACTGGAGGGGCCCGGGGACGTCGTCGACTGCGAGGGCACCACCCCCTGCCCGCTGCGTTCGGCCTGCCGGCTGCGCGTGGCCCTGCGCCAGGCGGAGGACGCCTTCTACGCCTCGCTCGATCCGCTCACCATCGATGAACTCGTCACCGCTCCCACCGGACCCCTGCTGATCGGCATCAGCAGCAGCCGCCCCTCCGGCTGA
- a CDS encoding Na+/H+ antiporter translates to MDALPLVGLVAVSAAIAGAARRTPVPAPLLLVAAGLIASYLPGIPAYTLDAHVVLPLLLPPLLYTAAFDSSYLGLRANLRPVALLSVGYVLFATVVVGWLAYRLVPGLPLTAALVLGAVVAPPDAVTAAAVARKVGLPGRITTILQGESLVNDATAITAYKVALAAAVGEGMSWGAGIGEFLLAAVGGVVVGLALMVPLHWLRTHLKEALLQNTLSLLIPFVAYAAAERVHASGVLAVVVVALYLGHRSWQVDFATRLQEEAVRKMVAFVLESSVFALIGLQLPFVLKGLGAYDTGDAVWWAVLVFLAVVVVRFLWVYPATYTPRWLSRRIREREPGTDWRAPLIVGWAGMRGVVSLAIAFSVPYVTADGSPFPARDLVLFLTFTTVIGTLVVQGLTLPVLVRVLKLPGRDERAGTLAEAQAQSEASAAADARLEELFADPRNHLPGPLADRLRAVLERRRNAVWERLGAADPVTGESADDTYRRLAREMIGTEREVFVRLRDERRIDDEMLRTLLRRLDLEEAAAYRETDAP, encoded by the coding sequence ATGGACGCATTGCCGCTGGTGGGACTGGTCGCGGTCAGCGCCGCGATCGCGGGCGCGGCCCGCCGGACCCCCGTACCGGCCCCGCTGCTGCTGGTTGCCGCGGGGCTGATCGCCTCGTACCTGCCGGGGATTCCCGCGTACACCCTGGACGCGCACGTCGTGCTTCCGCTGCTGCTGCCGCCCCTGCTCTACACGGCGGCGTTCGACAGCTCCTACCTCGGCCTGCGGGCCAATCTGCGGCCGGTCGCGCTGCTGTCCGTCGGCTACGTCCTGTTCGCGACCGTCGTGGTCGGCTGGCTGGCGTACCGCCTCGTGCCCGGGCTGCCGCTCACCGCCGCCCTGGTGCTCGGCGCGGTCGTCGCCCCGCCGGACGCGGTCACGGCCGCGGCGGTGGCCCGCAAGGTGGGACTGCCCGGCCGGATCACGACGATCCTGCAGGGCGAGTCCCTGGTGAACGACGCCACGGCGATCACCGCGTACAAGGTGGCGCTCGCCGCCGCCGTGGGCGAGGGCATGAGCTGGGGCGCGGGGATCGGCGAGTTCCTCCTCGCCGCGGTCGGCGGCGTCGTGGTCGGCCTGGCCCTGATGGTGCCGCTGCACTGGCTCCGCACGCACCTGAAGGAGGCGCTGCTCCAGAACACGCTGTCGCTGCTGATCCCGTTCGTGGCGTACGCGGCGGCCGAACGCGTGCACGCCTCCGGGGTGCTCGCCGTGGTCGTCGTGGCGCTCTACCTGGGGCACCGGTCCTGGCAGGTGGACTTCGCGACCCGGCTCCAGGAGGAGGCCGTCCGGAAGATGGTCGCGTTCGTCCTGGAGTCCTCGGTCTTCGCACTGATCGGGCTCCAGCTCCCCTTCGTACTGAAGGGGCTCGGCGCGTACGACACGGGCGACGCCGTGTGGTGGGCGGTGCTCGTCTTCCTCGCCGTCGTCGTGGTCCGTTTCCTCTGGGTCTACCCGGCGACGTACACGCCCCGATGGCTGTCGAGACGGATCAGGGAACGCGAACCCGGGACCGACTGGAGGGCGCCGCTGATCGTCGGCTGGGCCGGGATGCGGGGCGTGGTCTCCCTGGCCATCGCCTTCTCCGTGCCGTACGTCACCGCCGACGGGAGCCCCTTCCCGGCCCGCGACCTGGTGTTGTTCCTGACGTTCACCACCGTCATCGGCACCCTGGTCGTCCAGGGCCTCACCCTGCCGGTCCTGGTCCGGGTCCTGAAGCTCCCCGGGCGCGACGAGCGGGCCGGGACGCTGGCCGAGGCACAGGCCCAGAGCGAGGCGTCCGCGGCCGCCGACGCCCGGCTGGAGGAGCTTTTCGCCGATCCGCGCAACCACCTGCCGGGCCCCCTCGCCGACCGGCTGCGCGCCGTGCTGGAGCGCCGCCGCAACGCGGTGTGGGAGCGGCTCGGCGCGGCCGACCCGGTCACCGGGGAGTCGGCGGACGACACCTACCGCCGCCTGGCCAGGGAGATGATCGGCACCGAGCGCGAGGTCTTCGTCCGGCTGCGGGACGAACGGCGGATCGACGACGAGATGCTGCGGACCCTGCTCAGACGGCTCGACCTGGAGGAGGCGGCGGCCTACCGGGAGACGGACGCCCCCTGA
- a CDS encoding UBP-type zinc finger domain-containing protein has translation MSDCPHVSELPRPEPVPLGETCPGCLAAGTHPVQLRLCLVCGHVGCCDSSPLRHATAHFEETGHPVMRSLEKGESWRWCFEDGSIV, from the coding sequence ATGAGTGACTGTCCCCATGTGTCCGAGTTGCCCCGCCCCGAGCCGGTCCCGCTCGGCGAGACCTGTCCCGGGTGCCTCGCGGCGGGCACGCACCCCGTGCAGCTGCGGCTCTGCCTGGTCTGCGGCCATGTCGGCTGCTGCGACTCCTCGCCCCTGCGGCACGCGACGGCGCACTTCGAGGAGACCGGTCACCCGGTGATGCGGAGTCTCGAGAAGGGCGAGAGCTGGCGCTGGTGCTTCGAGGACGGTTCGATCGTCTGA
- a CDS encoding pyridoxal-phosphate dependent enzyme: protein MAAPSPAPRPAAAAGPALALRPRLPSPSQEVRDERFERHGVRLLLKRDDLIHPDLPGNKWRKLVPNLRAAAGRTVLTFGGAYSNHLRATAAAGRLLGFPTVGIVRGDELADRPLNPSLARCAADGMTLRFVDRATYRAKGDPEVLAGLLSAFGDCCVVPEGGSNSLAAQGCTELGRELRGSADVAAVACGTGGTLAGLAAGLGPGRRALGIPVLRGGFLGDVVRGLQEEAFGGPAGSWSLDERFHFGGYARTPPALHAFADEFEQRHGMPVERIYVAKLLYALTELAAEGAFPSGTTVAAVVTGAP from the coding sequence ATGGCAGCTCCCTCCCCCGCCCCCCGGCCGGCCGCCGCCGCGGGCCCCGCCCTCGCCCTCCGGCCCCGGCTGCCCTCCCCGTCGCAGGAGGTCCGTGACGAACGGTTCGAACGGCACGGCGTCCGGTTGCTGCTCAAACGGGACGACCTCATCCACCCCGACCTGCCGGGCAACAAGTGGCGCAAGCTCGTCCCCAATCTGCGGGCCGCCGCCGGGCGCACCGTGCTGACCTTCGGCGGGGCGTACTCCAACCACCTGCGGGCCACCGCCGCCGCCGGGCGGCTGCTCGGGTTCCCCACCGTCGGGATCGTGCGCGGCGACGAACTGGCGGACCGCCCCCTGAACCCCTCGCTCGCCCGGTGCGCGGCCGACGGGATGACCCTGCGCTTCGTGGACCGTGCGACGTACCGCGCGAAGGGCGATCCGGAGGTCCTGGCGGGGCTGCTGAGCGCCTTCGGGGACTGCTGCGTCGTCCCGGAGGGCGGAAGCAACTCCCTGGCCGCACAGGGCTGTACGGAGCTGGGGCGCGAGTTGCGCGGTTCGGCCGACGTGGCCGCGGTGGCCTGCGGCACCGGGGGCACCCTCGCCGGTCTCGCCGCCGGCCTGGGCCCGGGGCGGCGCGCCCTCGGCATCCCGGTGCTGCGGGGCGGCTTCCTCGGGGACGTGGTGCGCGGCCTCCAGGAGGAGGCGTTCGGCGGCCCGGCCGGGTCGTGGTCCCTGGACGAGCGCTTCCACTTCGGCGGCTACGCCCGTACTCCCCCGGCGCTGCACGCCTTCGCGGACGAGTTCGAGCAGCGGCACGGGATGCCCGTCGAGCGGATCTACGTCGCCAAGCTGCTGTACGCGCTCACCGAGCTGGCCGCGGAAGGCGCGTTCCCTTCGGGAACCACGGTCGCGGCGGTCGTCACGGGCGCTCCGTAG
- a CDS encoding RNA polymerase sigma factor SigF, with product MRDETMRSGVVRPTGIPEQQALPHPVDGADGPAGRTVAMEQSQTERAGQMSEHVHHDPHDRSGARALFVELRSLPDGSPEKAELRNRLVRMHLPLVEHLARRFRNRGEPLDDLTQVATIGLIKSVDRFDPDRGVEFSTYATPTVVGEIKRHFRDKGWAVRVPRRLQELRLSLTTATAELSQQHGRSPTVHELAERLGISEEEVLEGLESANAYSTLSLDVPDTDDESPAVADTLGSEDEALEGVEYRESLKPLLEDLPPREKRILLLRFFGNMTQSQIAQEVGISQMHVSRLLARTLAQLRERLLVEE from the coding sequence GTGCGGGACGAGACGATGCGATCAGGGGTGGTACGCCCGACGGGCATCCCGGAGCAGCAGGCCCTGCCCCATCCGGTGGACGGGGCGGACGGGCCTGCGGGCCGTACGGTCGCGATGGAGCAGTCGCAGACGGAGCGGGCAGGCCAGATGAGCGAGCACGTGCACCACGATCCACATGACCGCAGCGGGGCGCGGGCACTCTTCGTCGAGCTGCGCTCGCTTCCGGACGGGTCGCCCGAGAAGGCCGAGCTGCGCAACCGGCTGGTGCGGATGCACCTGCCGCTCGTGGAGCACCTGGCCCGCCGGTTCCGCAATCGGGGCGAGCCGCTGGACGACCTCACCCAGGTCGCCACGATCGGCCTGATCAAGTCGGTGGACCGGTTCGATCCGGACCGCGGGGTCGAGTTCTCGACGTACGCGACCCCCACGGTCGTGGGCGAGATCAAGCGCCATTTCCGTGACAAGGGCTGGGCGGTCCGGGTGCCGCGCCGGCTCCAGGAGCTGCGGCTCTCGCTGACCACGGCCACCGCCGAGCTCTCCCAGCAGCACGGGCGCTCCCCCACGGTCCACGAGCTGGCGGAGCGGCTGGGCATCTCCGAGGAAGAGGTGCTGGAGGGCCTGGAGTCGGCCAACGCGTACAGCACGCTCTCGCTGGACGTGCCGGACACCGACGACGAGTCCCCGGCGGTCGCGGACACCCTGGGCTCCGAGGACGAGGCGCTGGAGGGCGTCGAGTACCGGGAGTCGCTCAAGCCGCTGCTGGAGGACCTGCCGCCGCGCGAGAAGCGGATTCTGCTGCTGCGGTTCTTCGGCAACATGACCCAGTCGCAGATCGCGCAGGAGGTCGGCATCTCCCAGATGCACGTCTCGCGGCTGCTGGCCCGCACGCTGGCGCAGCTGCGCGAGCGGCTGCTCGTGGAGGAGTAG
- a CDS encoding diacylglycerol kinase family protein, which translates to MRALLVVNPAATTTSARTRDVLIHALASEMKLEAVTTEYRGHARDLGRRAAESDDIDLVVALGGDGTVNEVVNGLLHNGPDPDGLPSLAVVPGGSTNVFARALGLPNDAVEATGAILDALANRTERTVGLGLAAGTPGSEDESVPERWFTFCAGLGFDAGVVGRVEQKRERGKRSTHALYVRQVVRQFLEEPRRRNGAITLEIAGEEPVTDLALSIISNTAPWTFLGNRPMYASPKASFDTGLDVLGLKRLSTSAVARYGTQLLTSSPEKGPRGKHAVSLHDLTNFTLHSKVPLPFQMDGDHLGVRTSVTFTGVRRALRVIV; encoded by the coding sequence ATGCGCGCACTCCTCGTGGTCAATCCAGCTGCTACCACCACCAGTGCGCGGACCCGTGACGTGCTCATCCACGCGCTCGCCAGCGAGATGAAGCTGGAGGCCGTGACCACCGAGTACCGCGGCCACGCCCGGGACCTGGGGCGGCGGGCTGCGGAATCCGACGACATCGACCTGGTGGTCGCCCTGGGCGGCGACGGCACGGTCAACGAGGTCGTCAACGGCCTGCTCCACAACGGCCCCGACCCGGACGGCCTGCCGAGCCTCGCGGTGGTCCCCGGCGGCTCCACCAATGTGTTCGCACGCGCCCTGGGGCTGCCCAACGACGCGGTGGAGGCGACCGGCGCAATCCTGGACGCCCTCGCCAACCGCACCGAACGCACGGTCGGGCTCGGGCTGGCGGCCGGCACTCCGGGCAGCGAGGACGAATCCGTTCCCGAACGCTGGTTCACTTTCTGCGCCGGACTCGGATTCGACGCCGGCGTGGTCGGCCGAGTCGAACAAAAACGCGAACGCGGTAAGCGTTCGACCCATGCGCTGTACGTGCGCCAGGTGGTCCGGCAATTCCTGGAGGAACCGCGTCGCAGGAACGGGGCGATCACCCTGGAGATCGCCGGGGAAGAACCCGTCACCGACCTCGCGCTGTCCATAATCTCCAACACCGCCCCCTGGACCTTCCTGGGGAATCGCCCCATGTACGCGTCCCCCAAGGCGAGTTTCGACACCGGTCTCGACGTGCTCGGACTGAAGCGGCTCTCCACTTCGGCGGTCGCTCGTTATGGCACTCAGCTGCTCACTTCGAGCCCCGAGAAGGGCCCTCGCGGCAAGCACGCCGTTTCACTTCACGACCTCACGAACTTCACCTTGCATTCAAAGGTGCCACTGCCCTTCCAGATGGACGGCGACCACCTGGGAGTGCGTACGAGTGTGACGTTCACAGGCGTACGCCGTGCACTGCGTGTGATTGTGTGA
- a CDS encoding anti-sigma regulatory factor, translated as MSQIAGEPGNQDFVEVRLPAAGAYLSVLRTATAGLAARLDFTLDEIEDLRIAVDEACAILLQQAVPGSVLSCVFRLVEDSLEVTVSAPTTDGRAPERDTFAWTVLSALAGKVDSSVADDRTVSISLYKQRGAGPGPA; from the coding sequence GTGTCCCAGATCGCAGGCGAGCCCGGGAATCAGGACTTCGTAGAGGTCCGGCTGCCCGCTGCGGGTGCCTACCTGTCGGTGCTGCGCACGGCCACGGCCGGGCTGGCAGCACGCTTGGATTTCACCCTCGACGAGATCGAGGATCTTCGCATCGCGGTCGACGAGGCCTGCGCGATCCTGCTTCAGCAGGCCGTGCCGGGCTCCGTCCTCAGCTGCGTCTTCCGGCTCGTCGAGGATTCTCTCGAGGTGACGGTGTCGGCCCCGACGACGGACGGCAGGGCGCCGGAGCGTGACACCTTCGCCTGGACGGTGCTGTCCGCCCTGGCCGGAAAGGTCGACTCCTCGGTCGCCGACGACCGGACGGTCAGCATCAGCCTCTACAAACAGCGCGGCGCGGGACCCGGGCCGGCGTGA
- a CDS encoding WhiB family transcriptional regulator — translation MDWRHNAVCREEDPELFFPIGNTGPALLQIEEAKAVCRRCPVMEQCLQWALESGQDSGVWGGLSEDERRAMKRRAARNRARNASA, via the coding sequence ATGGACTGGCGTCACAACGCCGTTTGTCGTGAGGAAGACCCCGAGCTGTTCTTCCCCATCGGCAACACCGGTCCTGCGCTGCTGCAGATCGAGGAAGCCAAGGCCGTCTGCCGCCGCTGCCCCGTCATGGAGCAGTGCCTGCAGTGGGCGCTCGAGTCCGGCCAGGACTCCGGCGTCTGGGGTGGCCTCAGCGAGGACGAGCGCCGCGCGATGAAGCGCCGGGCCGCTCGCAACCGGGCGCGTAACGCCAGCGCCTGA
- a CDS encoding globin domain-containing protein — protein MLSETSTATVRATLPAVGAAIGDIADLFYRKMFAAHPELLRDLFNRGNQASGAQRRALAGSIAAFATQLVEHPDTRPDVMLNRIAHKHASLGVTAPQYEIVHTHLFAAIAEVLGDAVTPEVAAAWDEVYWLMAGALISIEERLYAQQGVVAGDVWREWEVVARIEETADVATFQLRPADGVPAPAFRPGQYVSVQVELPDGAHQIRQYSLSSAPGSRLRSITVKRVHEAGAPDGEVSNHLYNEIGAGDRLRVSAPYGDLALDSADAPLLLASAGIGCTPMLSMLEHLAATDHRAPVTVVHGDRSPATHAMRTDHALLTEKLPAATAHFWYEDPEPGHPADRTGLVDLSEVAVAPGTHAYLCGPLPFMRSVRTQLLAKGIPAADIHYEVFGPDMWLAQD, from the coding sequence ATGCTCTCCGAGACGTCGACCGCCACCGTCCGTGCCACCCTCCCCGCCGTGGGCGCGGCCATCGGAGACATCGCCGATCTCTTCTACCGCAAGATGTTCGCGGCCCACCCCGAGCTGCTGCGCGACCTCTTCAACCGCGGCAACCAGGCCTCCGGCGCCCAGCGCCGGGCTCTGGCGGGCTCCATAGCCGCCTTCGCGACCCAGCTGGTGGAGCACCCGGACACCCGCCCCGACGTGATGCTCAACCGGATCGCCCACAAGCACGCCTCGCTCGGCGTCACCGCCCCGCAGTACGAGATCGTGCACACCCACCTGTTCGCCGCCATCGCCGAGGTGCTCGGCGACGCGGTCACCCCGGAGGTCGCCGCCGCGTGGGACGAGGTCTACTGGCTGATGGCCGGTGCCCTGATCTCGATCGAGGAGCGGCTGTACGCCCAGCAGGGCGTCGTCGCCGGTGACGTGTGGCGCGAGTGGGAGGTGGTCGCCCGGATCGAGGAGACCGCGGACGTCGCCACCTTCCAGCTGCGCCCGGCCGACGGGGTGCCCGCCCCCGCCTTCCGCCCCGGCCAGTACGTCTCCGTGCAGGTGGAACTCCCCGACGGGGCCCACCAGATACGCCAGTACAGCCTCTCCTCCGCCCCCGGGTCGCGGCTCCGCTCGATCACCGTCAAGCGGGTGCACGAGGCCGGCGCGCCCGACGGCGAGGTCTCCAACCACCTGTACAACGAGATCGGGGCCGGCGACCGGCTGCGCGTCTCCGCCCCGTACGGCGACCTCGCGCTCGACTCCGCCGACGCCCCGCTGCTGCTCGCCTCCGCGGGCATCGGCTGCACCCCGATGCTCTCGATGCTGGAGCACCTCGCGGCGACCGACCACCGCGCCCCCGTCACCGTCGTGCACGGCGACCGCTCCCCCGCCACCCACGCCATGCGCACCGACCACGCCCTGCTCACCGAGAAGCTCCCCGCCGCCACCGCCCACTTCTGGTACGAGGACCCCGAGCCCGGCCACCCCGCCGACCGCACCGGCCTGGTCGACCTGAGCGAGGTCGCCGTCGCCCCCGGCACCCACGCGTACCTCTGCGGCCCCCTGCCCTTCATGCGCTCCGTACGCACGCAGCTGCTGGCCAAGGGGATCCCGGCGGCCGACATCCACTACGAGGTGTTCGGCCCGGACATGTGGCTGGCGCAGGACTGA